A single region of the Streptococcus macedonicus ACA-DC 198 genome encodes:
- the glyA gene encoding Serine hydroxymethyltransferase produces MIFDKENYEAFDKELWEAVHAEEVRQQNNIELIASENVVSKAVMAAQGTLLTNKYAEGYPGKRYYGGTDCVDIVENLAIDRAKELFGAKFANVQPHSGSQANAAAYMALIQPDDTVLGMDLAAGGHLTHGAPASFSGKTYHFISYTVDPVTERIDYDKLAELAEEVKPKLIVAGASAYSRIIDFKRFRAIADSVGAYLMVDMAHIAGLVASGHHPSPVPYAHITTTTTHKTLRGPRGGLILTNDEALAKKINSAVFPGLQGGPLMHVIAGKAVALKEALDPAFKEYGENVIKNAAAMADVFNQHPNFCVISGGTDNHVFLVDVTKVVENGKMAQNILESVNVTLNKNSIPFETLSPFKTSGIRIGSPAITSRGMGEKESRAIAELIVKALENYQNETILEEVRREVKALTDAFPLY; encoded by the coding sequence ATGATTTTTGACAAGGAAAACTATGAAGCATTTGACAAAGAACTCTGGGAAGCAGTGCATGCTGAAGAAGTTCGTCAACAAAATAATATAGAACTCATTGCCTCTGAAAACGTTGTTTCAAAAGCTGTCATGGCAGCTCAAGGCACATTGTTAACCAATAAATACGCTGAAGGCTACCCTGGCAAACGTTATTATGGCGGAACAGATTGTGTGGATATCGTTGAGAATTTAGCGATTGACCGTGCAAAAGAATTGTTCGGAGCTAAATTTGCGAATGTCCAACCTCACTCAGGAAGTCAAGCTAATGCCGCAGCTTATATGGCTTTGATTCAACCTGACGATACAGTCCTTGGAATGGATTTGGCTGCTGGCGGACATTTGACACACGGTGCTCCTGCTAGTTTTTCAGGGAAAACATATCACTTTATTTCTTACACGGTTGACCCTGTGACAGAACGCATTGATTATGATAAATTAGCCGAGCTAGCAGAAGAAGTGAAACCAAAATTGATTGTTGCGGGAGCATCAGCTTACTCACGTATTATTGATTTTAAACGTTTTCGTGCCATAGCAGATAGTGTCGGTGCTTATCTTATGGTGGATATGGCGCACATTGCAGGTCTTGTGGCATCAGGTCATCATCCAAGCCCAGTTCCTTATGCGCATATTACAACCACAACGACGCATAAGACGCTTCGAGGTCCTCGTGGTGGTTTGATTTTGACAAATGACGAAGCTCTCGCTAAAAAAATCAATTCTGCTGTTTTCCCTGGATTACAAGGTGGACCATTGATGCATGTCATTGCAGGTAAAGCTGTCGCGCTCAAAGAAGCCTTGGACCCTGCTTTCAAAGAATATGGCGAAAATGTAATTAAAAATGCTGCCGCTATGGCTGATGTCTTTAATCAACACCCAAATTTTTGTGTGATTTCAGGCGGCACAGATAATCATGTCTTTCTTGTCGACGTGACAAAAGTCGTTGAAAATGGGAAAATGGCGCAAAATATCCTTGAGTCTGTTAACGTCACGCTCAATAAGAATTCAATTCCATTTGAAACCTTATCACCGTTTAAAACATCAGGTATTCGTATCGGTTCACCAGCCATTACAAGCCGTGGTATGGGAGAAAAAGAATCGCGTGCTATTGCTGAATTAATTGTTAAGGCACTTGAAAATTATCAAAACGAAACTATTTTAGAGGAGGTTCGTCGCGAGGTTAAAGCATTGACAGATGCCTTCCCCCTTTATTAA
- a CDS encoding YrdC/Sua5 family protein, required for threonylcarbamoyladenosine (t(6)A) formation in tRNA — translation MTDLETILQNGGAVILPTETVYGLFAKAMNEKAVENVYQLKRRPKDKAMNLNVADFETILAFSKQQPSYLKKLYDAFLPGPLTIILQANDRVPAWINSGLSTIGFRLPNHPQTLKLIKKAGPLIGPSANISGQESGKVFKEIQKQFGGTVIGFADDAALTGVDSTILDLSGKTARILRQGAITKNDLLAVVPDLTFTKE, via the coding sequence ATGACTGATTTAGAAACAATTTTGCAAAATGGTGGAGCGGTGATTTTACCGACAGAAACCGTTTATGGGCTTTTTGCCAAAGCGATGAATGAGAAAGCCGTTGAGAATGTTTACCAACTTAAACGTCGTCCTAAAGACAAGGCGATGAATCTCAATGTAGCTGATTTTGAGACAATTTTAGCTTTTTCAAAACAGCAACCAAGTTATCTCAAAAAGCTTTATGATGCATTTTTACCTGGTCCATTAACCATTATTTTACAAGCTAATGACCGCGTGCCAGCTTGGATCAATTCTGGCTTATCAACAATTGGTTTTAGACTTCCCAATCACCCACAAACCTTGAAATTGATTAAGAAAGCTGGCCCCTTAATTGGTCCGTCAGCTAACATTTCTGGACAAGAAAGTGGGAAAGTTTTCAAGGAAATTCAAAAACAGTTCGGTGGTACTGTGATTGGTTTTGCTGACGATGCTGCCCTAACAGGGGTTGACTCGACAATTTTGGATTTATCTGGAAAAACTGCTCGTATTTTACGTCAAGGTGCGATTACCAAAAACGACTTATTAGCAGTTGTGCCCGACTTAACATTTACGAAAGAGTGA
- a CDS encoding 4-oxalocrotonate tautomerase; Xylose transport system permease protein xylH — protein sequence MPFVKIDLFEGRTEEQKIELAREVTEVVSHVAKAPKEAIHVFINDMPEGTYYPHGEMKKKN from the coding sequence ATGCCATTCGTAAAAATCGATTTATTCGAAGGTCGTACTGAAGAACAAAAAATTGAGCTTGCTCGCGAAGTAACTGAGGTTGTTTCACATGTTGCTAAAGCTCCAAAAGAAGCTATCCACGTTTTCATCAATGATATGCCAGAAGGAACTTACTACCCACATGGCGAAATGAAAAAGAAAAACTAA
- a CDS encoding Methylase of polypeptide chain release factors: MNYAETISQLEKQLQAIGEDPENLSYVFRELKGWTLLDFILHQNQAITEKDQMLLEQIMAQLTEHRSPQYITGKAYFRDLELSVDERVLIPRPETEELVDLVLKENSRDDLRVLDIGTGSGAIAISLKVARPNWQVTASDISADALQLAKENTLKNQVELTLIQSDVFSQITERFDMIISNPPYIAYEDENEVGINVLASEPHLALFADEGGFAIYRQIIENASEHLTENGKLYFEIGYKQGENLRALLSKHFPAKRVRVIKDMFGKNRKVVMDND; the protein is encoded by the coding sequence ATGAATTACGCTGAAACAATCAGCCAACTAGAAAAACAATTACAAGCAATCGGCGAGGACCCAGAAAATCTCTCTTACGTTTTCCGTGAATTAAAAGGTTGGACCTTGCTTGATTTCATCTTACATCAGAACCAAGCTATCACCGAAAAAGACCAAATGTTACTTGAGCAAATCATGGCTCAGTTGACAGAACATCGCTCTCCTCAGTACATCACTGGGAAAGCCTATTTTCGCGATTTAGAGCTTTCAGTTGACGAGCGTGTTTTGATTCCACGACCTGAAACTGAGGAGCTGGTTGATTTGGTTTTAAAGGAAAATAGCAGAGATGACTTGCGAGTTTTAGATATTGGTACAGGAAGCGGTGCGATTGCTATTTCGCTCAAGGTTGCGCGACCAAATTGGCAAGTAACTGCCTCTGACATTTCAGCAGACGCCCTACAATTAGCGAAAGAAAACACCCTCAAAAATCAAGTAGAGCTCACCTTGATTCAATCTGATGTTTTTAGCCAAATTACAGAAAGATTTGATATGATTATTTCAAATCCGCCCTATATTGCTTATGAAGATGAGAATGAAGTTGGCATTAATGTGCTCGCTTCAGAACCGCATTTAGCACTTTTTGCAGATGAAGGTGGCTTTGCCATTTATCGTCAGATTATTGAGAATGCTAGTGAGCATTTGACCGAAAACGGAAAACTTTATTTTGAAATTGGTTATAAACAAGGAGAAAATTTGCGTGCTTTGTTGAGCAAGCATTTTCCTGCTAAACGCGTTCGTGTCATCAAAGATATGTTCGGTAAAAATAGAAAGGTCGTGATGGATAATGACTGA
- the apbE gene encoding Hypothetical similar to thiamin biosynthesis lipoprotein ApbE: MQLSHSVKMMGTIIDIGIDSDTPHQHIKEVCHLLTVYKNRFSANDNDSELMIINHNAGIAPVTVHPDLFELIELGKTHSLLQPSNLDIAIGPLVQSWRIGFEDAKVPDKENIQKAIALANPEHIILNAAEKSVFLNRKGMKIDLGALAKGYIADKIMDYLKTKNVSSAMINLGGNVLVYGDNPKRENGIWHIGIQHPQKQRGNNLGILTLKDKSVVTSGIYERYLQVGDKDYHHIFDRHTGYPIETDMASLTIVSDLSVNCEIWTTRLFGLPIKQAFETIQSTPNIEGIIITKDNRFAVTSGLKQDFQLLYS, from the coding sequence TTGCAACTGAGTCATAGCGTGAAGATGATGGGAACGATTATTGATATTGGCATTGATTCTGACACTCCCCATCAGCACATCAAGGAAGTCTGTCATCTTCTAACCGTTTATAAGAATCGCTTTAGCGCCAACGATAACGATTCTGAGCTAATGATTATTAATCATAATGCTGGTATCGCTCCTGTCACTGTTCATCCAGATTTGTTTGAGCTTATCGAACTTGGTAAGACGCATAGTCTTTTACAACCTAGCAATCTTGATATTGCTATTGGTCCTTTGGTGCAAAGCTGGCGCATTGGTTTCGAAGATGCCAAGGTTCCTGACAAGGAAAACATTCAGAAAGCTATTGCACTCGCAAACCCAGAACACATCATTTTAAATGCAGCTGAAAAAAGTGTATTTCTTAATCGCAAGGGCATGAAAATTGATCTTGGTGCGTTAGCCAAGGGGTACATTGCCGATAAAATTATGGATTATCTGAAAACTAAAAATGTCAGCTCTGCTATGATTAATCTTGGTGGCAATGTCCTCGTTTATGGTGATAATCCCAAGCGTGAAAATGGTATTTGGCATATTGGTATCCAACATCCCCAAAAACAGCGTGGCAACAATCTCGGCATTTTAACACTCAAAGACAAATCCGTTGTGACTTCAGGCATTTATGAACGCTATCTACAAGTTGGCGATAAGGATTATCATCATATTTTTGACCGACATACGGGTTATCCTATTGAGACTGACATGGCGAGTTTAACCATTGTTTCAGACTTATCTGTTAATTGTGAAATATGGACAACACGTCTGTTTGGTCTGCCGATTAAGCAAGCTTTTGAGACTATTCAAAGCACTCCAAATATCGAAGGAATTATCATTACCAAAGATAATCGCTTTGCAGTCACCAGCGGTCTTAAACAAGATTTTCAATTACTCTATTCATAA
- the prfA gene encoding Peptide chain release factor 1 has product MNIYDQLQAVEDRYEELGELLSDPDVVSDTKRFMALSKEEASTRETVTVYREYKQILQNIEDAEEMIKDAGGDPELEEMAKEELKDSKAAKEEYEEKLKILLLPKDPNDDKNIILEIRGAAGGDEAALFAGDLLQMYQKYAESQGWKFDVMEASYNGVGGIKEVIVMVSGQSVYSKLKYESGAHRVQRVPVTESQGRVHTSTATVLVMPEVEEVEYEIDPKDLRVDIYHASGAGGQNVNKVATAVRMVHIPTGIKVEMQEERTQQKNRDKAMKIIRARVADHFAQIAQNEQDAERKSTIGTGDRSERIRTYNFPQNRVTDHRIGLTLQKLDTILSGKLDEVIDALILFDQTKKLEELNQ; this is encoded by the coding sequence ATGAATATTTATGATCAGCTACAAGCGGTTGAGGACCGTTACGAAGAATTAGGCGAATTGCTATCTGACCCTGATGTCGTTAGCGATACAAAACGCTTTATGGCTTTGTCTAAGGAAGAAGCGAGCACACGTGAAACCGTAACTGTTTACCGCGAATACAAACAAATTCTTCAAAACATCGAAGATGCCGAAGAAATGATTAAAGACGCTGGTGGCGATCCTGAACTTGAAGAAATGGCGAAAGAGGAACTCAAAGACTCAAAAGCAGCCAAAGAAGAATACGAAGAAAAACTTAAAATTCTTCTTTTACCAAAAGATCCAAACGATGACAAAAACATCATCTTGGAAATTCGTGGTGCTGCTGGTGGTGACGAAGCTGCGCTCTTTGCTGGTGACCTTCTTCAAATGTATCAAAAATATGCTGAAAGCCAAGGTTGGAAATTCGATGTCATGGAAGCTTCTTACAACGGTGTCGGTGGCATCAAAGAAGTTATTGTCATGGTATCTGGCCAATCTGTTTACTCTAAGTTGAAATACGAATCAGGTGCTCACCGTGTTCAACGTGTCCCTGTCACAGAGAGCCAAGGTCGTGTTCATACCTCAACAGCAACTGTCCTTGTCATGCCAGAAGTTGAAGAAGTCGAATACGAAATCGATCCAAAAGACTTGCGTGTGGATATTTACCACGCATCAGGTGCTGGTGGACAAAACGTCAACAAAGTTGCGACAGCTGTTCGTATGGTTCACATTCCAACTGGTATTAAAGTTGAAATGCAAGAAGAACGTACGCAACAGAAAAACCGTGACAAAGCCATGAAAATTATTCGTGCGCGTGTTGCTGACCACTTTGCCCAAATTGCTCAAAATGAACAAGATGCTGAACGTAAATCAACAATCGGTACAGGTGACCGTTCAGAACGTATCCGTACTTATAATTTCCCACAAAACCGTGTCACAGACCACCGTATTGGTTTAACATTGCAAAAATTAGATACGATTTTGTCAGGAAAACTAGACGAAGTTATCGATGCCCTTATTCTTTTTGACCAAACTAAGAAATTAGAAGAGTTAAATCAATAA
- a CDS encoding Pseudouridylate synthases, 23S RNA-specific yields the protein MIDLYIKRIVIHQFTPNDTELILSDELLTITPRIDEYFRKKLSKVFSDEAKRGMFAEDNVFLSYLSDDLMESSVKITQLWKEEFVISENQKTNDLVFIQFDKDGVEHFAFLRIALKENFTHISSDSESPIKVTQNNLPSAAQTPDEALVINRSNHHYYLIEKRIKHNGSFANYFSENLLQVQPEQSVKKSIKMVEQTAQKIAKNFQQDDFAFQSKMKAAIHKNLEEEQELSPEKLADQLFDSNLTARLTFVDELKESIPEPIQVADIDHSRQTKKLENQKLSLSNGIQLIVPNNVYDDAESVEFIQNPNGTYSILIKNIEDIQNK from the coding sequence ATGATTGATTTATATATTAAACGCATTGTTATTCATCAATTTACGCCCAACGATACTGAGCTGATTTTGTCAGACGAATTGTTGACAATCACGCCACGTATTGATGAATATTTTCGTAAAAAACTAAGCAAAGTTTTCTCAGATGAAGCTAAACGTGGAATGTTTGCAGAAGATAATGTCTTTCTTAGCTATTTAAGTGATGATTTGATGGAGTCATCTGTTAAGATTACCCAACTTTGGAAAGAAGAATTTGTCATCTCGGAAAATCAAAAAACAAATGATTTGGTTTTTATTCAATTTGACAAAGACGGTGTTGAACATTTTGCCTTTCTTCGTATTGCTTTGAAGGAAAATTTCACCCATATTTCTAGTGATAGTGAAAGTCCGATTAAGGTGACACAAAATAATCTGCCGTCAGCTGCACAAACACCAGATGAAGCTTTGGTGATTAATCGATCTAATCATCATTATTATTTGATTGAGAAGCGTATCAAGCATAATGGTAGCTTTGCTAATTATTTTTCAGAAAATCTCTTGCAAGTCCAACCAGAGCAATCGGTGAAAAAATCGATAAAAATGGTTGAACAAACAGCGCAGAAAATTGCTAAAAATTTCCAACAAGATGATTTTGCTTTCCAATCCAAAATGAAAGCTGCTATCCATAAAAATCTGGAAGAAGAGCAAGAATTATCACCAGAAAAATTGGCAGACCAACTTTTTGATAGTAATTTGACTGCTCGTTTAACTTTTGTTGATGAGTTAAAAGAAAGTATTCCAGAACCAATTCAGGTAGCAGATATTGACCATTCACGTCAGACGAAAAAATTGGAAAATCAGAAGTTATCCCTATCCAATGGTATTCAACTGATTGTACCTAATAATGTCTATGACGACGCTGAATCGGTAGAATTTATCCAAAATCCAAATGGAACTTATTCTATCTTGATTAAAAATATAGAGGATATTCAAAATAAATAA
- the pbuX gene encoding Xanthine permease, producing MRKMEMNEQKHSQAAILGLQHLLAMYAGSILVPIMIAGALNYSAEQLTYLISTDIFMCGVATFLQLQMRKHFGVGLPVVLGCAFQSVAPLSIIGAKQGSGYMFGALIVSGIYVILISGIFSKIADFFPPVVTGSVITTIGLTLIPVAIGNMGDNADSPTAQSMILALITIAIVLAVNVFAKGFIKSIAILIGLIGGTIIAAFMGLVDTSVVTEAPLVHIPQPFYFGAPKFEITSIVMMCIIATVSMVESTGVYLALSDLTGEKLDSKRLRNGYRAEGAAVLLGGIFNTFPYTGFSQNVGLVRISGIKTRRPIYYTALFLVILGLLPKFGAMAQMIPSPVLGGAMIVLFGMVALQGMQMLNQVDFQHNEHNFIIAAVSIACGVGFDGTNLFDRLPSTLQMFLTNGIVIATLFAVVLNLILNGKTKTEETK from the coding sequence ATGCGTAAAATGGAAATGAACGAACAAAAACATTCACAAGCAGCCATTCTTGGTTTGCAACACTTGCTTGCTATGTATGCTGGGTCAATTTTAGTACCAATTATGATTGCTGGTGCGCTTAATTATTCAGCTGAACAGTTGACTTACCTTATCTCAACAGACATTTTCATGTGTGGAGTTGCAACATTCTTACAACTTCAAATGCGTAAGCACTTTGGTGTTGGGCTTCCAGTTGTTCTTGGCTGTGCCTTCCAATCAGTTGCTCCACTTTCAATCATTGGTGCTAAACAAGGTTCAGGTTATATGTTCGGTGCTTTGATTGTGTCAGGAATTTACGTTATTTTGATTTCTGGGATTTTTTCAAAAATTGCCGATTTCTTTCCACCAGTTGTGACAGGGTCAGTTATCACAACAATCGGTTTAACATTGATTCCTGTTGCGATTGGAAACATGGGAGACAATGCTGATTCTCCAACGGCTCAATCAATGATTTTAGCATTGATAACAATTGCTATCGTGCTTGCGGTTAATGTTTTTGCAAAAGGCTTTATCAAATCCATTGCGATTTTGATTGGCTTGATTGGAGGGACAATTATTGCAGCTTTCATGGGCTTGGTTGACACGTCAGTTGTTACTGAAGCACCGCTTGTTCACATTCCACAACCATTCTACTTTGGTGCACCAAAGTTTGAAATCACCTCAATTGTGATGATGTGTATCATCGCAACTGTTTCAATGGTTGAATCAACTGGTGTTTACCTTGCGCTTTCAGATTTGACTGGCGAAAAACTTGACAGTAAACGACTTCGCAACGGTTACCGTGCAGAAGGTGCTGCTGTTTTACTCGGTGGTATTTTCAATACATTCCCATATACAGGATTCTCACAAAACGTTGGTTTGGTTCGTATTTCTGGTATCAAAACACGCCGTCCAATCTACTACACAGCCTTGTTCCTTGTTATCCTTGGACTTCTTCCAAAATTCGGTGCTATGGCACAAATGATTCCTAGTCCAGTTCTTGGTGGCGCTATGATTGTTCTTTTCGGTATGGTAGCTCTTCAAGGGATGCAAATGCTCAATCAAGTCGATTTTCAACATAACGAACACAATTTTATCATTGCAGCGGTGTCAATTGCTTGCGGTGTTGGTTTTGACGGAACAAATCTTTTTGATAGACTACCAAGCACACTTCAAATGTTTTTGACAAATGGTATTGTTATCGCAACTTTGTTTGCTGTTGTTCTTAACTTGATTTTAAACGGTAAAACAAAAACAGAAGAAACAAAATAA
- the xpt gene encoding Xanthine phosphoribosyltransferase yields the protein MKLLENRILNDGNVLGEDILKVDSFLTHQVDYELMQEIGKVFADAYKDAGITKVVTIEASGIAPALYTAQAMNIPMIFAKKAKNITMTEGILTAEVYSFTKRVTSTVSIASKFLSEDDTVLIVDDFLANGQAAKGLLEIIGQAGAKVAGIGIVIEKSFQTGRQLLEETGVPVTSLARIKEFKDGQVVFMEADA from the coding sequence ATGAAATTATTGGAAAATCGCATCTTAAATGATGGGAATGTGTTAGGTGAGGACATCTTAAAAGTAGATAGTTTTCTAACTCACCAAGTTGACTATGAATTAATGCAGGAAATCGGCAAAGTTTTTGCTGATGCCTACAAAGATGCTGGTATTACTAAGGTTGTTACTATCGAAGCATCAGGTATTGCTCCAGCCCTCTATACAGCGCAAGCGATGAACATTCCGATGATTTTTGCTAAAAAAGCGAAAAATATCACGATGACTGAAGGTATTTTAACCGCAGAAGTTTATTCGTTTACAAAACGTGTGACTAGCACCGTGTCAATCGCAAGTAAATTCTTGTCAGAGGACGATACAGTTCTCATTGTTGATGATTTCTTGGCAAATGGTCAAGCTGCTAAAGGGCTTTTGGAAATCATTGGTCAAGCAGGAGCGAAAGTTGCTGGCATTGGGATTGTCATTGAAAAATCATTCCAAACTGGTCGCCAATTATTAGAAGAAACTGGTGTCCCTGTAACATCGTTAGCACGTATTAAAGAATTTAAAGATGGACAAGTTGTCTTTATGGAGGCAGATGCGTAA
- the pvaA gene encoding Pneumococcal vaccine antigen A homolog yields MFKFLRLLIILGFVIFCGYQTYVVHENVQNVLQYKDMVKEILDDNDTTANVDLVLAMIYTETKGDDGDVMQSSESSDGVANSITDSQTSIRQGVTVLSENLTLADEAGVDVWTAVQAYNFGTAYIDYVVKNGGENTIALATAYSRDVVAPSLGNTTGEAYFYYHPLALISGGKLYKNGGNIYYSREVHFNLYLIELMSLF; encoded by the coding sequence ATGTTTAAGTTCTTAAGACTCCTAATCATACTGGGCTTTGTCATTTTTTGTGGTTACCAAACGTATGTGGTTCACGAAAATGTGCAAAATGTTTTACAGTATAAAGATATGGTCAAGGAGATTTTAGACGACAACGATACCACCGCCAATGTTGATTTGGTCTTGGCGATGATTTACACGGAGACCAAAGGCGATGACGGTGACGTTATGCAATCAAGCGAAAGTTCAGACGGTGTTGCTAATTCTATTACGGATAGCCAGACCAGTATTCGTCAAGGCGTGACGGTACTTTCAGAAAATCTTACCTTGGCAGATGAAGCAGGAGTAGATGTTTGGACAGCTGTGCAAGCTTACAATTTTGGAACTGCTTATATTGATTACGTGGTAAAAAATGGTGGCGAAAATACGATTGCTTTGGCAACGGCTTATTCTCGTGATGTTGTCGCTCCAAGTCTTGGAAATACAACAGGAGAAGCTTATTTTTACTATCATCCCCTTGCCCTTATCTCAGGCGGAAAATTATATAAAAATGGTGGGAATATTTACTATTCTCGCGAAGTTCACTTTAATCTATATTTGATTGAATTGATGAGTTTATTTTAA
- the tdk gene encoding Thymidine kinase, whose translation MSLLAQLYYKYGTMNSGKTIEILKVAHNYEEQGKPVVIMTSALDTRDGYGVVSSRIGMRRKAIAITEEMDIFAFIQELPEKPYCVLIDECQFLTKKHVYDLARVVDDLDVPVMAFGLKNDFQNELFEGSKYLLLLADKIDEIKTICQFCSKKATMVLRTENGKPVYEGNQIQIGGNETYIPVCRKHYFNPMISKEK comes from the coding sequence TTGTCACTTTTGGCTCAACTCTATTATAAATATGGAACCATGAATTCTGGAAAGACCATTGAAATTTTAAAAGTTGCTCATAACTATGAAGAACAAGGCAAACCAGTTGTCATTATGACTTCGGCACTTGATACGCGTGATGGTTATGGTGTTGTTTCAAGTCGTATTGGTATGCGTCGCAAGGCGATTGCTATTACGGAAGAAATGGATATTTTTGCCTTTATTCAAGAATTACCAGAAAAACCATACTGCGTTTTAATTGATGAATGTCAATTTTTAACGAAAAAGCATGTCTATGATTTGGCGCGTGTTGTTGATGATTTGGACGTTCCTGTGATGGCTTTTGGGTTAAAAAATGATTTTCAAAACGAATTGTTCGAAGGATCCAAATATCTACTGTTATTAGCAGATAAAATTGACGAAATTAAAACCATTTGTCAATTTTGTTCTAAAAAAGCAACCATGGTCTTGCGAACTGAAAATGGCAAGCCTGTTTACGAAGGAAACCAAATTCAAATCGGTGGCAACGAAACCTATATCCCCGTTTGCCGTAAACATTATTTTAACCCAATGATTTCCAAAGAAAAATAA